The following is a genomic window from Spirosoma foliorum.
CTCAAAGGAATTAATCAAATTCCTTTGAGACCTTTGCGTTCTCTGCGGTTAGGTTACTATTACCTACGGGTACCGAAATCGGTTACCCAATAGTGTTTGTAGGTACTACTTGCCGAATAGCCATAGCCTACGCCTACATTTTTAAAATTGGCGCTCATAATATTTTGGCAGTGCCCCGTTGACGCTAGCCAGCCTGCCACAACGGCTTGTGGTGTAGAATAGCCAGCGGCAATGTTTTCGCCCGCTGCTCTCCAGATATAACCTTCGCGGGTCATACGGTCCCAGGGCATTGAGCCATCCCGACCGGTATGACTGAAGTAGTTATAGGTAGCCAGATCAACCGCAAATTTGTCGGAAGCAGTGTTCAATTGAGTATCTAAAGTCAAAGCTGGAACAGCCGGATAAGTTGTTGTGCCACATTTGCAGGGTTTAGAACGAGCCGCATTAATGTAGTTTAATACTTGTTGTTGCTGATCCGTTGTAGCAGCCGCAGCGCGTGCCCCTGCCAGATCTGGAGTGACCGCTGAAGTACCAATGTCGGAGCCATTCTCCTTGTAAACCGACGATGAAACAGGCGCTGGCGTTTGCGTAGTTTCCCGATCCGATTGGCACGATACAGAAGCCCACAGTAGAGCAGATACACCTATAAAGCAAATAGTCTTCATATAGTATAATTGAAGGTTAATTGTATATTAAACGGTATTATATTTTGTTTTATTGAAACTAATTATAAAAATACTTAAATATTTTGTTTATCAAATACCCAAATAGTAATAATAAAAATACCTAGTCCCGTTTATTGTTTTTTTTAGTTACTCATATTTACACCGCTCTTAAACAAACCTTGCTTAGTAGCAAGCTATTCAAGTTATCCTCTACGTGAATTGGGGGATTCGGTTGTACCTACAGGCTTCGGCCGGTGTTTTGGATCATGCAATACGGGCTGAAGCCCGTAGGTACAATCTAATCACCTAGGACATCCACATAATAGCAAACGTTTTATCAGACAAAATGAGTGGTTTTCA
Proteins encoded in this region:
- a CDS encoding CAP domain-containing protein; translated protein: MKTICFIGVSALLWASVSCQSDRETTQTPAPVSSSVYKENGSDIGTSAVTPDLAGARAAAATTDQQQQVLNYINAARSKPCKCGTTTYPAVPALTLDTQLNTASDKFAVDLATYNYFSHTGRDGSMPWDRMTREGYIWRAAGENIAAGYSTPQAVVAGWLASTGHCQNIMSANFKNVGVGYGYSASSTYKHYWVTDFGTRR